The Longimicrobiaceae bacterium sequence CGAAGATCCACCACGCCAGCGCCAGCGTGGCGAGCGTCTGCAGGGCGGCCAGGGCCGGGAACACCGTCCACTGCGCCTCGCCCGCCGTCCTGACGGCCCCGGCGAGCGCCTCGCCCCACTCGGCCCCGGCGGGCGCCTGCGCGGTCAGGCGGGCGCCGAGCTCCGCGCTGACCTCACGGATTCCGTCCCGCACCGCGGCGTCGTAGCGACGCCACGCCCCAGTGGCGCCCAGCCACGCCCCCACGACCGCCGCCGCGGAGGCGACGGCCGCCAGGGCGCGGGGAAAGAAGGGCCACCCCGGGAGGGCGAGCCCCGCCAGCACGAACGCCCCGACCGCGACGAGCGTCCATGCGAGGGTGACGGAGCCGGCGATCCCCGCTCCGGGGACGCCGAGCGCCGCCAGCGCCAGCCCCGCCAGGCCCAGCGCCACGGTCGCGGGGCGCCGCGGCGGCAGAGCGATCAGGAGCACGGAGAGCGCGGCGGCGAGCAGGAAGGGCCAGGCGAGGACGGGAAAGAGCATCGCGGCGACGGTAAGCGCTGCCGCGGTCCCCCACCGTCCCCGGCCGGACTCCTCCTGCGGGCCCACTCAGCCCTCGTGCCCCGCGATGTACGGAAGCAGGGCCAGGTACCGCGCGCGCTTGATCGCGGTGCCCACCTGGCGCTGGTGGCGCGCGCAGGTCCCGCTGATGCGGCGGGGAAGGATCTTGCCGCGCTCGGTGATGAAGCGGGACAGGGTGCGCTCGTCCTTGTAGTCCAGGGTGCGGACGCCGGA is a genomic window containing:
- a CDS encoding DUF2232 domain-containing protein is translated as MGPQEESGRGRWGTAAALTVAAMLFPVLAWPFLLAAALSVLLIALPPRRPATVALGLAGLALAALGVPGAGIAGSVTLAWTLVAVGAFVLAGLALPGWPFFPRALAAVASAAAVVGAWLGATGAWRRYDAAVRDGIREVSAELGARLTAQAPAGAEWGEALAGAVRTAGEAQWTVFPALAALQTLATLALAWWIFVRFAPQGERWGRLGPLREFRFSDHLVWVAVAGLLLLVLPLGAAGMRAGANALVFMGGLYALRGLGVFLHATRVSPVFVGLAIGLFALTPVAQMVLVAALLVGLGDTWLDLRKRGAQASRA
- the rpsR gene encoding 30S ribosomal protein S18 is translated as MRPQRKTCSICESGVRTLDYKDERTLSRFITERGKILPRRISGTCARHQRQVGTAIKRARYLALLPYIAGHEG